The following coding sequences are from one Nicotiana tabacum cultivar K326 chromosome 1, ASM71507v2, whole genome shotgun sequence window:
- the LOC107822970 gene encoding nicotine N-demethylase CYP82E4-like yields MDYHFQALIGLLAFVFLSIILWRRTLASRKLAPEIPGAWPIIGHLRQLSGTDKNIPFPRILGALADKYGPVFTLRIGMYPYLIVNNWEAAKDCLTTHDKDLAARPTSMAGESIGYKYARFTYANFGPYYNQVRKLALQQVLSSTKLEKTKHIRVSEMETSIKELYSLALVKNNIQKVNISKWFEQLTLNIIVKTICGKRYSNIEEDEEAQRFRKAFKGIMYVVGQIVLYDAIPFPLFKYFDFQGHIKLMKKIYKDLDYILQGWLDDHMMKKDVNNEDQDAMDAMLKVTQLNEFKAYGFSQATVIKSTVLSLILDGNDTTAVHLIWVMSLLLNNPHVMKQAQEEIDMKVGKERWVEDTDIKNLVYLQAIVKETLRLYPPVPFLLPHEAVQDCKVAGYHIPKGTRLHINAWKVHRDPEIWSEPERFMPERFLTSKANVDARGQNFEFIPFGSGRRSCPGINFATLVTHLTFGRLLQGFDFSTPSNTPIDMTEGVGVTLPKVNQVEVLISPRLPSKLYVF; encoded by the exons ATGGATTATCATTTTCAAGCTCTTATAGGGCTTTTAGCCTTTGTATTCTTGTCTATTATCTTATGGAGAAGAACACTTGCATCAAGAAAATTAGCCCCTGAAATCCCTGGGGCATGGCCTATTATAGGCCATCTTCGTCAACTGAGTGGTACTGATAAGAATATCCCATTTCCCCGAATATTGGGCGCTTTGGCCGATAAATATGGACCTGTCTTCACACTGAGAATAGGGATGTATCCCTATTTGATTGTCAACAATTGGGAAGCAGCTAAGGATTGTCTCACAACGCATGATAAGGATCTCGCTGCCCGACCGACTTCTATGGCTGGTGAAAGCATCGGGTACAAGTATGCGAGGTTTACTTATGCTAATTTTGGTCCTTACTATAACCAAGTGCGCAAATTAGCCCTACAACAAGTACTCTCGAGCACTAAACTCGAGAAAACGAAACACATACGTGTTTCTGAAATGGAAACTAGCATCAAAGAATTATATTCTTTGGCGCTAGTTAAAAACAACATACAAAAGGTGAATATAAGTAAATGGTTTGAACAATTGACTTTAAACATAATTGTGAAGACCATTTGTGGCAAGAGATATAGCAACATAGAAGAGGATGAAGAGGCACAACGTTTCAGAAAGGCATTTAAGGGCATCATGTATGTTGTAGGGCAAATTGTTCTATATGACGCAATTCCTTTCCCATTGTTCAAATACTTTGATTTCCAAGGTCATATAAAATTGATGAAGAAAATTTACAAAGACTTAGATTATATTCTTCAAGGATGGTTGGATGACCATATGATGAAGAAGGACGTAAACAATGAGGATCAAGATGCCATGGATGCTATGCTTAAGGTGACACAACTTAATGAATTCAAAGCCTATGGTTTTTCTCAGGCCACCGTGATCAAGTCAACAGTCTTG AGTTTGATCTTAGATGGCAATGACACAACAGCTGTTCATTTGATATGGGTAATGTCCTTATTACTGAACAATCCACATGTCATGAAACAAGCCCAAGAAGAGATAGACATGAAAGTGGGTAAAGAGAGGTGGGTTGAAGATACTGACATAAAAAATTTAGTGTACCTTCAGGCTATCGTTAAAGAAACATTGCGCTTGTATCCACCTGTTCCTTTTCTTTTACCACACGAAGCAGTGCAAGATTGTAAAGTGGCTGGTTACCACATTCCAAAAGGTACTCGTCTACATATCAATGCATGGAAAGTACATCGCGATCCTGAAATTTGGTCAGAGCCCGAAAGGTTTATGCCTGAGAGATTCTTGACGAGCAAAGCAAATGTGGATGCTCGCGGTCAGAATTTTGAATTTATTCCGTTTGGTTCTGGGAGACGGTCGTGTCCAGGGATAAATTTTGCGACTTTAGTGACACATCTGACTTTTGGTCGCTTGCTTCAAGGTTTTGATTTTAGTACGCCATCAAACACGCCAATAGACATGACAGAAGGCGTAGGCGTTACTTTGCCTAAGGTAAATCAAGTGGAAGTTCTAATTAGCCCTCGTTTACCTTCTAAGCTTTATGTATTCTGA